A genomic region of Calditrichota bacterium contains the following coding sequences:
- a CDS encoding peptidylprolyl isomerase gives MRRTAVGAVFVGFLFLLACESREPEVVARVGRHSVDVRSVVDRYRWTRDFQVGKPITPEAIKEFVDSNMLWELLFRAEGYRMGLHRDSAVVRRIENEKRDFLTMPNGPLYRAVSPKNMEITEPELHRLYAQLNEEVLIAQIVLKSERMADSLYEALRKGADFASLARRFSADIPSALNGGQMTRYYTRGYLAPPLEEAAFSLKIGEISRPVKTAIGYHIVKLIDKRGFKPRPYAQVRRELEMQLRVAKTSQFMDEWVEDLFKRWRVAVNDTLGRYFVEMYVPGEGPVPSHLDPARAPGISLQTEAITWATGRWRVVDLLRHYNELELSERVPLNCTEDFVAFARRALFPELLYEEAKGLGLASGREFEEKTREITERIVMQECRRRLVTSKVQVSEDEVLKEYEEQKEGKYKGLTYAQARARAYNWLVGTRTSALQAEVLQQLRSRHRVKWNQRALAEAVKQLEKRRQSQK, from the coding sequence GTGAGGCGAACTGCCGTTGGCGCGGTATTTGTTGGTTTTCTCTTTCTGCTCGCATGCGAGTCGCGCGAGCCGGAAGTGGTGGCAAGGGTCGGTCGACACTCGGTGGACGTCCGCAGCGTAGTCGACCGCTACAGGTGGACCCGCGACTTCCAGGTGGGGAAACCGATCACGCCAGAGGCCATCAAAGAGTTCGTGGACAGCAACATGCTGTGGGAACTCCTGTTTCGCGCCGAGGGTTACCGGATGGGTTTGCACCGCGACAGTGCTGTGGTGCGCCGCATCGAGAACGAAAAACGTGATTTTTTGACCATGCCCAATGGCCCCCTCTACCGCGCGGTGTCCCCCAAGAACATGGAGATTACGGAGCCGGAACTCCACCGCCTGTACGCTCAGCTCAATGAAGAAGTGCTCATCGCCCAAATTGTGCTCAAGTCAGAACGCATGGCGGACTCGCTCTATGAGGCCCTTCGCAAAGGCGCCGATTTTGCCTCCCTCGCCCGGCGGTTTTCGGCGGATATTCCCAGCGCACTGAACGGCGGGCAGATGACGCGCTACTACACGCGCGGCTATCTGGCACCGCCTTTGGAGGAAGCGGCCTTTTCCCTGAAGATCGGCGAGATCTCTCGCCCGGTGAAGACGGCCATCGGCTACCACATCGTGAAGCTGATTGACAAACGGGGTTTCAAGCCTCGCCCGTACGCCCAAGTACGTCGCGAGCTGGAGATGCAGCTGCGGGTGGCCAAGACAAGCCAGTTCATGGACGAGTGGGTGGAAGACTTGTTCAAGCGGTGGCGCGTCGCGGTGAACGACACCCTTGGACGCTATTTTGTTGAGATGTACGTTCCCGGCGAGGGCCCGGTACCGAGCCATCTGGACCCGGCACGCGCTCCTGGCATCAGCTTGCAGACCGAAGCCATCACATGGGCGACAGGGCGGTGGCGGGTCGTCGACTTGCTTCGCCACTACAATGAGCTTGAGCTCAGCGAGAGAGTGCCCCTCAACTGCACTGAGGACTTTGTGGCCTTTGCCAGGCGAGCTCTTTTCCCGGAACTGCTGTATGAGGAAGCAAAGGGACTGGGGCTCGCTTCGGGCCGCGAATTCGAGGAGAAAACGCGCGAGATCACCGAGCGCATCGTCATGCAAGAGTGTCGCCGCAGGCTGGTTACCAGCAAGGTGCAGGTGAGCGAAGACGAAGTGCTGAAGGAGTACGAGGAGCAGAAGGAGGGGAAGTACAAAGGGCTCACCTACGCCCAGGCGCGGGCTCGTGCCTACAACTGGCTGGTGGGAACTCGGACCTCGGCCCTGCAGGCGGAGGTGCTCCAACAGCTTCGCAGCCGACACAGAGTGAAGTGGAATCAGCGCGCGCTCGCGGAGGCGGTCAAGCAACTGGAGAAGCGCCGCCAAAGCCAGAAGTGA